The Paenibacillus sp. FSL R7-0204 genome includes a region encoding these proteins:
- a CDS encoding adenine deaminase, translated as MTYTRQPLADCVPELVATARGDQKATLVITGGKLVNVCSGEILDGMSVAVQGGRIAYVGKDVSHTIGERTQVVDAAGRYIAPGLIDGHCHIESTQLTVTEFARAVLPLGTTGGFFDAHEIANVFGLKGIKLMLDEMRGTPLAAYMQVASCVPSAGAEFETTGASIGPEEVAEAYTWGEDVIALGEVMNFPGVVYGDEKMIGEIQATLRAGRYVDGHFTWPASDWRLPVYAAAGVTGDHECVTAEDVIERVRLGMYAKMRRGSAWHDVAKTITAHTEHGLDPRRMMLVTDDRSSESLRDEGHMDFVVRHAISQGVKPVTAFQMATINTAERFGVARDIGSITPGSCADIILLDGNLADVHVVMTIAAGVVVAENGSMSAELSPYTYPAEVLASVHLPQPPVPADFVIHAPIEEGVLATRVIQVMENHVETGELIMSLPVAGSELVVQDGLCKIAVLERHKGTGNKSVGVVQGIGFREPAAIAMTVAHDSHNVLVIGNDDGLMAQAAVAVAQAQGGVAVITAAGTTLFPLAIAGLMSAEPFEIAAAQSAAISKALYDAGCTLNYAFMTLSLLALAVIPTLRISDKGLVRISPEEGIQLVPLFVS; from the coding sequence ATGACTTATACACGACAACCATTGGCGGACTGCGTCCCTGAGCTGGTAGCTACAGCCCGGGGAGATCAGAAGGCTACACTGGTCATTACAGGCGGCAAGCTGGTCAATGTCTGCTCCGGGGAGATTCTGGACGGCATGTCCGTCGCTGTACAAGGCGGTCGCATTGCTTACGTCGGCAAGGATGTCTCCCATACGATTGGGGAGAGAACGCAGGTTGTTGATGCAGCGGGAAGATACATTGCTCCCGGCCTGATTGATGGACACTGCCACATCGAGAGCACTCAATTGACTGTGACTGAATTCGCCCGTGCGGTGCTGCCGCTGGGGACGACCGGAGGCTTCTTCGATGCCCATGAGATTGCCAACGTATTCGGACTTAAGGGAATTAAGCTGATGCTGGACGAGATGCGGGGAACGCCGCTGGCTGCCTATATGCAGGTGGCTTCCTGTGTCCCTTCTGCGGGAGCAGAATTTGAGACAACCGGCGCGTCGATCGGACCGGAGGAAGTAGCGGAAGCCTACACCTGGGGCGAGGATGTGATCGCACTCGGTGAAGTCATGAACTTCCCGGGTGTAGTCTACGGCGATGAGAAGATGATTGGAGAGATCCAGGCCACGCTGCGTGCGGGACGCTATGTTGACGGGCATTTCACCTGGCCGGCGAGTGACTGGAGACTTCCGGTCTATGCCGCAGCAGGGGTGACCGGGGACCATGAGTGTGTGACAGCGGAGGATGTGATCGAACGCGTACGTTTGGGGATGTATGCCAAAATGCGCCGCGGCTCTGCCTGGCATGATGTCGCCAAAACCATTACGGCGCATACCGAGCACGGGCTGGACCCGCGCCGGATGATGCTGGTGACGGATGACCGCAGCTCCGAATCGCTGCGCGATGAGGGGCATATGGATTTTGTCGTACGCCATGCGATCTCCCAGGGGGTGAAGCCGGTCACGGCTTTTCAGATGGCAACGATCAACACAGCCGAGCGCTTCGGCGTAGCCCGCGATATCGGCTCTATCACGCCGGGCTCCTGCGCGGATATCATTCTGCTGGACGGGAATCTGGCCGATGTTCATGTGGTCATGACGATTGCGGCTGGCGTTGTTGTGGCTGAGAACGGAAGCATGTCGGCTGAGCTGAGTCCTTATACCTACCCGGCTGAAGTGCTGGCCTCCGTGCATTTGCCGCAGCCTCCGGTTCCCGCAGACTTCGTAATTCACGCGCCCATTGAGGAAGGTGTTCTAGCCACGCGGGTCATCCAGGTCATGGAGAACCATGTAGAGACCGGCGAGCTGATCATGAGCCTGCCCGTGGCTGGATCGGAGCTGGTGGTGCAGGACGGCCTGTGCAAAATCGCTGTTCTGGAGCGGCACAAGGGGACCGGCAACAAATCCGTAGGGGTTGTTCAGGGCATTGGCTTCCGCGAGCCAGCGGCGATAGCGATGACCGTAGCTCATGACAGCCATAATGTGCTGGTCATCGGTAACGATGATGGACTAATGGCACAGGCGGCTGTTGCTGTGGCGCAAGCGCAGGGCGGTGTGGCGGTGATTACCGCTGCCGGGACCACCTTGTTTCCGCTGGCGATTGCCGGACTGATGTCCGCTGAGCCGTTTGAAATTGCCGCCGCACAATCCGCTGCCATCAGCAAAGCGCTATATGATGCGGGCTGCACGCTGAACTATGCTTTTATGACCCTGTCTCTGCTGGCCTTGGCGGTTATTCCCACACTGCGGATCTCCGATAAAGGCCTGGTGCGGATTTCTCCCGAAGAGGGAATTCAGCTGGTACCGTTGTTCGTCAGCTAA
- a CDS encoding TerD family protein yields the protein MDFTAIDFETANSGRSSACALGLVQVRDGIVTAEHNWLIDPRQRFDGMNIAIHGITPSMVRGQPTFAELWPTVEPLLQGEIVIAHNAAFDMSVLRYCLDDYSLCYPGFQYLCTYLLGKKMLQDLPSHKLNVISAHFGIRLKHHDALEDARASALILLKLMEQWQQFDPLLLAGSQGYKAGTMYDGGYTPFKATPKKAAKKPAAGKKAAASPAVDVSPGLPMGGTVAGQSPGEALAVSPGQLPAEASPATGAAAAPILARGQRVDIGDKLSASRLLAAVEWDAPASHLEVSQPETAAFLLRESGRCEQERELIFSGNMEDPSGSVFCSKPAAHMGHLYLQLTSLPAAITRIALAFTVAEFSGDRNPGPIWNASVSLIDSRTGVRLAVFPLSRSVMPGMSVIIGEFYRYKDKWRFAAIGELLPGGLPALCSHYGLTVGADGPEEKAAAESAAAAEAEAPE from the coding sequence ATGGATTTCACTGCGATAGACTTTGAGACTGCCAATTCCGGACGCTCCAGCGCCTGTGCCCTGGGGCTTGTTCAGGTCCGGGACGGTATCGTCACTGCGGAACATAACTGGCTGATTGATCCGCGGCAGCGGTTCGACGGGATGAATATTGCCATTCATGGCATTACGCCCTCGATGGTCAGAGGCCAGCCTACCTTCGCTGAGTTGTGGCCCACGGTAGAACCGCTGCTGCAAGGCGAGATTGTGATTGCGCATAATGCCGCCTTCGATATGAGTGTGCTGCGGTACTGCCTGGACGACTACTCTCTCTGCTATCCCGGCTTTCAATATTTATGTACCTACCTGCTCGGCAAAAAAATGCTCCAGGACCTCCCCTCCCATAAGCTGAATGTCATCTCGGCGCATTTCGGCATCCGCCTGAAGCACCATGATGCCCTGGAGGATGCCAGAGCTTCTGCACTGATTCTCCTGAAATTGATGGAGCAGTGGCAGCAGTTCGATCCGCTGCTGTTAGCCGGCAGCCAGGGCTACAAGGCCGGGACGATGTATGACGGCGGGTATACGCCGTTCAAGGCAACGCCCAAGAAGGCCGCGAAGAAGCCGGCCGCCGGGAAGAAGGCAGCGGCCAGTCCTGCGGTCGATGTTAGCCCAGGATTGCCGATGGGCGGAACGGTGGCCGGGCAGTCGCCAGGTGAAGCGCTAGCGGTATCGCCCGGCCAGCTTCCGGCGGAAGCATCGCCAGCCACTGGAGCTGCGGCTGCCCCCATATTGGCGCGGGGGCAGCGAGTCGATATCGGAGACAAGCTTAGCGCCTCCAGACTCCTTGCCGCTGTGGAGTGGGACGCTCCGGCTTCGCACCTGGAAGTCAGTCAGCCGGAGACCGCTGCCTTCCTGCTTCGGGAGAGCGGACGATGTGAGCAAGAGCGGGAGCTTATCTTCTCTGGGAATATGGAAGACCCTAGCGGCTCCGTCTTCTGCTCTAAGCCCGCTGCGCACATGGGACATCTGTATCTTCAGCTGACCAGCCTGCCTGCAGCCATCACGCGGATTGCGCTGGCCTTCACGGTTGCGGAGTTCAGCGGTGACCGGAATCCGGGCCCGATCTGGAACGCTTCCGTATCACTGATTGATTCCCGGACAGGAGTCAGACTGGCCGTATTCCCCTTAAGCCGGAGTGTTATGCCAGGCATGTCCGTTATTATCGGCGAGTTCTACCGTTATAAGGATAAATGGAGATTCGCTGCTATCGGAGAGTTGCTGCCTGGCGGCCTTCCGGCCCTGTGCAGCCACTACGGTCTTACGGTGGGGGCCGATGGCCCTGAGGAGAAGGCTGCGGCTGAGTCCGCCGCCGCAGCGGAGGCTGAAGCTCCTGAATAA
- a CDS encoding Zn-dependent hydrolase: MAAYQAQPAGAMKPPVPAGGMLKLLDELAAYSAPGPGVTRLLYTPEWQGVQHFLQERMAGLGLEVRMDQVGNVYGTLAGSQVSDKIILTGSHIDTVVNGGRYDGAYGVAAAVTALHYLLETFGPPLRTLAVVSFCEEEGSRFPLTFWGSGNVTGLYNGKECIDCADADGITLGAAMAACGLAGNEGLAAEAAAGLEESFWHNDSPVRSDIAAYVELHIEQGIILERTSRRIGVVQAIAGQRRYLVKVGGTANHAGTTPMGLRQDALAGSAEMLLALERSALAEGDPLVATTGRLEVYPGTSNVIPGEVQFTLDIRHSEAGVLERFCAAVLAEFAELGRRRGLTLEVQPLLETAPAHMDEELRAALEEICLQQEKPYLSMVSGAGHDAQLFAPRCPAAMIFVPSQGGISHSPGEYSSPEELAAGLEVLTAILYRLAYE; encoded by the coding sequence ATGGCTGCGTATCAAGCACAGCCAGCCGGGGCTATGAAGCCGCCGGTCCCGGCGGGGGGAATGCTGAAGCTGCTGGATGAACTCGCAGCCTACAGCGCTCCGGGTCCCGGCGTTACCCGGCTGCTGTATACGCCGGAGTGGCAAGGGGTTCAGCATTTTTTGCAGGAGAGAATGGCCGGACTCGGGCTTGAGGTCAGGATGGATCAGGTGGGGAATGTCTATGGCACACTGGCCGGTTCTCAGGTCAGCGACAAGATCATCCTGACCGGCTCACATATCGATACGGTGGTGAACGGCGGGCGGTATGATGGCGCTTATGGTGTAGCGGCAGCTGTAACTGCGCTGCATTATCTTCTGGAGACCTTCGGTCCGCCGCTGCGGACGCTTGCGGTGGTATCCTTCTGCGAGGAAGAGGGCAGCCGTTTTCCGCTGACGTTCTGGGGCTCGGGGAATGTAACGGGGCTGTATAACGGGAAGGAATGTATAGACTGCGCAGATGCGGATGGAATCACGCTTGGGGCCGCGATGGCGGCCTGCGGCCTGGCAGGGAATGAAGGATTGGCGGCTGAAGCTGCGGCGGGTCTGGAGGAGAGCTTCTGGCACAATGATAGTCCTGTACGCAGTGATATTGCCGCGTATGTCGAGCTGCATATTGAGCAGGGGATTATTCTGGAGCGGACGTCCCGGAGAATCGGGGTCGTGCAGGCCATCGCCGGACAGCGGCGGTATCTTGTCAAGGTCGGCGGGACGGCCAATCATGCAGGGACTACACCGATGGGGTTAAGGCAGGATGCACTGGCCGGGAGTGCGGAGATGCTGTTGGCGCTGGAGCGGTCCGCCCTGGCGGAGGGTGATCCGCTGGTAGCCACAACGGGGCGGCTTGAGGTCTATCCGGGGACATCCAATGTGATTCCCGGAGAAGTGCAGTTCACGCTGGATATCCGGCATAGCGAAGCCGGGGTGCTGGAGCGCTTCTGCGCAGCGGTCCTGGCGGAGTTCGCAGAGCTTGGGCGCAGGCGCGGCCTGACGCTTGAGGTACAGCCGCTGCTGGAGACAGCCCCTGCTCATATGGATGAGGAGCTGCGTGCGGCTCTTGAAGAGATCTGTCTCCAGCAGGAGAAGCCTTACCTGAGTATGGTCAGCGGCGCGGGACATGATGCTCAGCTGTTCGCCCCGCGCTGCCCGGCCGCAATGATCTTCGTGCCGAGCCAAGGCGGGATCAGCCATTCTCCCGGGGAGTATAGCTCCCCGGAGGAGCTCGCTGCTGGACTGGAAGTGCTGACAGCCATATTATATAGATTAGCTTATGAATAA
- a CDS encoding 3'-5' exoribonuclease YhaM family protein codes for MTLIKQLAPQDEFTGFYLLRELVLKQTNGTPPKDYFDIVLGDASGQISAKCWDVSVTDKETFFPMALVKVRGLAHTYREKLQVKITKLRLVNESDGVSLTDFIRSAPVRPVDLVHTIKNEMASIADPEIAAIVNFCVGKVEEKLMHYPAAKTHHHAYFAGLAYHMVRMLEIGDFLCKQRPFLNPDLMRAGIILHDIAKPEEMISQYGIVSDYSVKGKLIGHISMASSWITEAAIRTGIDLESEKILALQHLVLSHHNLGEWGSPVQPQTAEAVALHHIDAMDAKLQMVEDALDTTPETEEWTPFIRGLENKAVYRLKL; via the coding sequence ATGACATTAATCAAACAGCTAGCCCCGCAGGATGAATTCACCGGCTTCTATCTGCTTAGAGAACTGGTGCTGAAACAGACGAACGGGACTCCTCCCAAGGATTACTTCGATATTGTACTAGGTGATGCCAGCGGCCAGATTTCGGCGAAATGCTGGGACGTCAGCGTGACGGATAAGGAGACTTTTTTCCCGATGGCACTGGTGAAGGTCCGGGGATTGGCCCATACCTACCGCGAGAAGCTCCAGGTCAAAATCACTAAGCTCAGACTGGTTAATGAATCCGATGGGGTATCGCTGACCGACTTCATCCGCTCGGCTCCGGTGCGTCCAGTGGATCTGGTCCATACGATCAAGAACGAAATGGCAAGTATTGCTGATCCGGAGATTGCAGCGATTGTGAACTTCTGTGTCGGTAAGGTGGAGGAGAAGCTGATGCATTATCCGGCTGCCAAGACCCACCATCATGCGTATTTCGCAGGGCTTGCTTATCACATGGTCCGCATGCTGGAGATTGGGGACTTCCTGTGCAAGCAGCGTCCGTTCCTGAATCCTGATCTGATGAGAGCAGGCATCATCCTTCATGATATCGCCAAGCCGGAAGAGATGATCTCGCAGTACGGTATTGTGTCGGACTATAGTGTGAAGGGCAAGCTGATCGGGCATATTTCCATGGCCTCCAGCTGGATTACAGAAGCGGCAATCCGCACCGGCATTGATCTGGAATCCGAGAAAATCCTGGCGCTTCAGCATCTGGTATTATCTCATCATAATCTGGGCGAGTGGGGAAGCCCGGTCCAGCCGCAGACGGCTGAAGCAGTTGCCCTGCATCATATCGATGCGATGGATGCCAAGCTGCAAATGGTGGAGGACGCCCTTGATACTACTCCGGAGACGGAGGAATGGACGCCGTTCATTAGAGGGCTGGAGAATAAGGCCGTTTACCGGCTGAAGTTATAA
- a CDS encoding IDEAL domain-containing protein: MMKLETQDILNITRKQITSIFKMEPVELKFVNDYQGEQYLLTNDKLHLSNQHYWAKVMDCVFESHVRPVLMCEVLYFLRNEFLESDIKLWFSYDFAEGSEGEAAASAEISFKDSPDLQPDEIAELIDFALTLQDKQWFEELTAKYKQPTLQ; this comes from the coding sequence ATGATGAAATTAGAAACACAGGACATCTTGAATATCACCAGGAAGCAAATTACCAGTATTTTTAAAATGGAGCCGGTTGAACTGAAATTTGTCAATGATTATCAGGGTGAGCAATATCTGCTGACCAATGATAAGCTGCATCTCAGCAACCAGCATTATTGGGCTAAGGTCATGGATTGTGTGTTCGAGAGCCATGTCAGACCTGTTCTGATGTGTGAGGTGCTCTACTTCCTGCGTAATGAGTTTCTGGAAAGTGACATTAAGCTGTGGTTCTCCTATGATTTTGCGGAGGGCTCGGAGGGGGAAGCGGCGGCTTCGGCTGAGATCAGCTTCAAGGATTCGCCGGATCTGCAGCCTGACGAAATTGCCGAATTGATCGATTTTGCCCTGACTTTGCAGGATAAGCAGTGGTTCGAGGAACTGACTGCCAAATATAAACAGCCCACTCTTCAGTAA
- a CDS encoding pyridoxal-phosphate-dependent aminotransferase family protein, with product MKRYEDLSPSLRCIMTPGPVEVDPRVLRAMSYPVLGQFDPEFTEIMNETMEMLRELFATKNQWAYPVDGTSRSGIEAVMVSLIAPGDRVLVPVFGRFGHLLHEIAERCGAEVFTIEQTWGRVFPQEEVIAAIRSFKPDVVAIVHGETSTGRVQPLAEIGRACREQDALLIVDAVATIGGVPVETDAWMLDAVVGGTQKCLSIPSGMAPVTYNDRAEAKLLKRKQVERGLRTDAAVSELPVVRSNYLDLSMLQDYWSPRRLNHHTEMTSMLYALREGLRLVLEEGLEARYARHRFHEQALTAGLSAMGLELYGEAESKLTVVTCVLIPAGIDGEAVRSMLLQRFGIEIASSFGPLQGQIWRIGTMGFSCRENNVLRLLGALEAVLIRYGYAVPAGQGVQAALDVYDSKVR from the coding sequence ATGAAGCGGTACGAAGATTTGTCGCCGTCCTTGCGGTGCATTATGACCCCCGGCCCCGTGGAGGTTGATCCGCGTGTGCTGCGGGCGATGTCTTATCCGGTGCTCGGACAATTCGATCCTGAATTCACAGAGATCATGAATGAGACGATGGAGATGCTGCGTGAACTGTTCGCTACCAAGAATCAGTGGGCGTATCCGGTAGACGGGACTTCGCGTTCCGGCATTGAGGCTGTGATGGTCAGCCTGATTGCGCCGGGGGACCGGGTGCTGGTTCCGGTCTTTGGCCGTTTCGGCCATTTGCTCCATGAGATTGCTGAGCGCTGCGGTGCAGAGGTCTTCACGATAGAACAGACTTGGGGACGTGTCTTTCCCCAAGAGGAGGTAATTGCAGCTATACGGAGCTTTAAGCCGGATGTGGTGGCGATCGTTCACGGGGAGACCTCTACAGGCCGTGTACAGCCGCTGGCCGAGATCGGGCGGGCTTGCCGGGAGCAGGATGCGCTGCTGATTGTGGACGCCGTGGCGACGATCGGCGGGGTGCCGGTAGAGACGGATGCCTGGATGCTGGATGCCGTGGTCGGAGGAACGCAGAAATGCCTGTCCATCCCTTCAGGTATGGCTCCGGTGACGTACAATGACCGGGCTGAGGCCAAGCTTCTGAAGCGCAAGCAGGTAGAGCGTGGACTTAGAACTGACGCTGCTGTCAGCGAGCTGCCCGTGGTACGCAGTAATTACCTGGACCTGAGTATGCTCCAGGATTACTGGAGTCCACGGCGGCTCAATCACCATACGGAGATGACCTCCATGCTATACGCTCTGCGGGAAGGCCTGCGGCTGGTCCTGGAGGAAGGGCTGGAAGCGCGGTATGCAAGGCACAGATTCCATGAGCAAGCTCTTACTGCCGGACTGTCAGCTATGGGGCTGGAGCTGTACGGGGAGGCGGAGAGCAAGCTGACGGTAGTCACCTGTGTGCTCATTCCGGCGGGCATAGACGGGGAAGCCGTCCGTTCCATGCTGCTGCAGCGTTTCGGCATCGAGATTGCCAGCTCCTTCGGGCCATTGCAAGGCCAGATCTGGCGAATCGGTACCATGGGCTTCAGCTGCCGGGAGAATAATGTGCTGCGTCTGCTTGGCGCGCTGGAGGCCGTGCTTATCCGATACGGGTACGCGGTACCTGCCGGGCAGGGCGTTCAGGCGGCACTTGACGTATATGATTCAAAAGTAAGATAA
- a CDS encoding FMN-binding protein: protein MKKLISLTVSAALLLAPLAYTINAPALNLKVDAVSAASEEAPAATAKPAPKATAKPKPTPKATAKPAPTPKATAKPAPTPKATAKPAATPKATAKPAATPKATTAPAATAKATAKPAATAKPVATAAPVTVHKDVYQDGVYVAYGDAYSKGTEGAKVTIKDGKIADIELLRTSPKIIDRNARENYSGVWAAYGLMKDRLMGKTRDGAANVDAVSGATRTSNGWKLSVDRAFERSLTHHAADTTYFGGVHMGVDPEAQYAVFATYEANMLTAVKLYPLSATGDFVDEKTYTAEQTAAIAAITPALLAKGANAQPVAGFEAETKAAVNAFWDAEQNASINNKAAYVDGFYSSYGTARSVGVERADVVIRNGKLVDVKLFRLGSNLIDRGETAYAEVVKANAPMTAKLLANGSYIANYNEKVDGISGATESSHGWNQAVERAFEKALKTPGEGQTFDGKFAGVDNQSKVMLLVDIDADQVTGIKLSLFGADGKLIADDKRTEEQKSLVEKLTAGLLASGVQAPDIAGQEALSAAAKAALTDALTNASKVQGTYKDGTFTAYGDAYDKGTNKADVTLRNGKIVNVALSRVGMNMVDLGKAAYAEVQKAIPVLTASFLAAGTREGAQDVDAVSGATSSSNALKAAVDRAYGKAEVTETDKAAYFDGIFIGASVDKTVNVMVTTKYNVPVTMAVYYLDDKGKVRYNLTDDELLVKYEIENTSNGMGLHKYGYRAAAFGANDAQKAISAKAVEAIKAALESAGK from the coding sequence TTGAAAAAACTAATTTCTTTGACTGTAAGCGCAGCCTTACTGCTCGCGCCATTAGCCTACACGATTAACGCACCGGCCTTGAACCTGAAGGTGGATGCGGTTTCAGCAGCCTCGGAAGAAGCGCCGGCAGCGACTGCTAAACCAGCTCCGAAGGCAACAGCCAAACCGAAACCAACTCCGAAGGCGACAGCCAAACCGGCGCCAACTCCGAAGGCAACAGCCAAACCGGCACCAACCCCGAAGGCAACAGCCAAACCGGCAGCAACCCCGAAGGCGACAGCCAAACCGGCAGCCACTCCAAAAGCAACAACTGCACCAGCAGCAACCGCCAAAGCAACTGCAAAGCCAGCGGCAACTGCGAAGCCTGTAGCAACAGCAGCACCAGTTACTGTGCACAAGGATGTATATCAGGATGGAGTATATGTTGCCTATGGCGATGCGTATTCCAAAGGTACAGAGGGTGCGAAGGTAACGATTAAAGACGGCAAGATCGCCGATATCGAGCTGCTCAGAACCAGCCCGAAGATCATCGACCGCAATGCCCGTGAGAATTACAGCGGCGTGTGGGCAGCCTACGGTCTGATGAAAGACAGACTGATGGGCAAAACCAGAGACGGCGCAGCTAACGTTGACGCTGTATCCGGCGCAACCCGTACCAGCAACGGCTGGAAGCTGTCCGTAGACAGAGCTTTTGAGCGATCGCTTACGCACCATGCGGCTGATACCACTTATTTTGGCGGAGTTCACATGGGTGTCGACCCTGAGGCCCAATATGCAGTGTTTGCTACCTATGAAGCAAACATGCTGACTGCGGTTAAATTGTATCCGCTGAGCGCTACCGGAGATTTCGTGGATGAGAAGACGTATACGGCTGAACAGACTGCAGCGATTGCAGCAATCACTCCTGCACTGCTCGCCAAAGGTGCTAATGCGCAGCCGGTAGCCGGCTTCGAGGCGGAGACCAAAGCCGCAGTGAATGCCTTCTGGGATGCTGAACAGAATGCCAGCATCAACAACAAGGCTGCTTATGTTGACGGATTCTACTCTTCCTACGGTACAGCAAGAAGTGTAGGCGTGGAGAGAGCGGATGTTGTGATCCGTAACGGTAAGCTGGTGGATGTGAAGCTGTTCAGACTTGGCAGCAACCTGATCGACAGAGGGGAAACCGCTTATGCAGAGGTTGTGAAGGCGAATGCTCCGATGACCGCCAAACTGCTGGCTAACGGATCTTATATCGCTAACTATAATGAGAAGGTAGATGGAATTTCCGGCGCTACGGAGAGCAGCCATGGCTGGAACCAGGCCGTAGAGCGCGCTTTTGAGAAAGCCTTGAAGACTCCGGGTGAAGGTCAAACCTTCGACGGTAAATTTGCCGGTGTGGATAATCAGTCTAAGGTTATGCTGCTGGTTGATATCGACGCGGATCAGGTAACGGGCATCAAGCTGAGCCTGTTCGGCGCAGACGGCAAGCTGATTGCAGATGATAAGCGTACCGAAGAACAGAAATCACTGGTGGAAAAGCTGACCGCCGGACTGCTCGCAAGCGGCGTGCAGGCTCCAGATATCGCAGGACAGGAAGCCCTGTCAGCTGCAGCGAAGGCAGCACTGACGGATGCTTTGACCAATGCGTCCAAAGTACAAGGCACTTATAAAGACGGCACCTTCACCGCTTACGGTGATGCTTATGACAAGGGCACGAACAAAGCAGATGTTACACTGCGTAACGGCAAGATCGTAAATGTGGCCCTTTCCCGTGTAGGCATGAACATGGTGGATCTGGGTAAAGCCGCTTATGCTGAGGTGCAAAAAGCCATTCCGGTGCTGACCGCCAGCTTCCTGGCCGCAGGCACAAGAGAAGGCGCTCAGGATGTGGATGCGGTATCCGGCGCTACCAGCAGCAGCAATGCGCTGAAGGCAGCCGTTGACAGAGCTTATGGTAAAGCGGAAGTTACGGAAACGGATAAGGCTGCGTATTTCGATGGCATTTTCATCGGTGCAAGTGTGGATAAGACTGTAAATGTCATGGTTACTACTAAGTATAATGTGCCTGTAACTATGGCTGTGTACTACCTGGATGATAAGGGTAAAGTAAGATATAATCTGACGGATGATGAGTTGCTTGTGAAATACGAGATCGAGAATACCTCGAACGGCATGGGACTGCATAAGTACGGGTACCGTGCAGCAGCCTTCGGAGCGAATGATGCCCAGAAAGCCATCTCCGCCAAAGCGGTAGAAGCGATCAAAGCAGCGCTCGAATCTGCCGGAAAATAA
- the hemH gene encoding ferrochelatase: MNQSCIGVILAQIGTPDAPSAKAVRPYLKRFLSDRRIIDYHPLLWQPLLRGIILRTRPRRSARLYQEIWMEEGSPLLVHSRAQQAALQALLGSSYQVELGLAYSTPGMAEAFRRLEASGVTRIIVLPLFPQYSSTTTASVYEAASFAALGRHNPYGQVSKRFVPALRFVEAYPDAPGYIAAMQSLLQRQIRAMSEEPDYYVLSFHGIPRRYAETGDPYPQQCQETARLLAEAMGWTPERWQLSFQSRFGPETWVGPSTADTLKELHGRGIRRPLIFSPGLVTDCLETLHELAVEGRELFAMGGGNAELLEVAPCLNDTEEWISFLAERVDCSAQGWLSSAE, translated from the coding sequence ATGAATCAGTCGTGTATAGGCGTTATTCTTGCTCAGATCGGAACCCCTGACGCCCCGAGCGCCAAGGCGGTCCGCCCTTACCTGAAGCGGTTTCTGTCTGACCGCAGAATCATTGATTATCATCCGCTGCTCTGGCAGCCGCTGCTGCGCGGTATTATCCTGCGCACCCGTCCGCGACGGTCCGCGAGGCTGTATCAGGAGATCTGGATGGAAGAGGGCTCCCCTCTGCTCGTCCACTCCAGAGCACAGCAGGCAGCGCTCCAGGCACTGCTGGGCAGCAGCTATCAAGTCGAGCTGGGGCTTGCTTACAGCACACCCGGCATGGCTGAAGCCTTCCGCAGGCTGGAGGCTTCGGGAGTCACCCGCATCATAGTCCTTCCGTTATTCCCGCAGTACTCCTCGACAACGACCGCTTCCGTCTATGAAGCTGCAAGCTTCGCCGCTCTGGGACGGCATAACCCCTACGGACAGGTATCCAAACGCTTCGTACCAGCGCTGCGGTTCGTAGAAGCCTACCCTGATGCACCCGGCTATATCGCAGCGATGCAATCCTTATTACAGCGGCAGATCCGCGCCATGAGTGAAGAGCCGGACTATTATGTCCTGTCCTTCCACGGCATCCCCCGCCGTTATGCCGAGACCGGAGATCCCTATCCGCAGCAGTGCCAGGAAACGGCCCGTCTGCTTGCAGAAGCAATGGGCTGGACCCCGGAACGCTGGCAGCTCTCCTTCCAGTCCCGCTTCGGGCCGGAGACCTGGGTGGGCCCGTCCACTGCCGATACGCTGAAGGAGCTTCACGGACGCGGAATCCGGCGGCCGCTTATTTTCTCACCCGGACTTGTCACGGACTGCCTCGAAACCCTGCACGAACTGGCTGTAGAAGGCCGGGAGCTCTTCGCTATGGGCGGCGGAAATGCTGAGCTGCTGGAGGTAGCCCCTTGCCTGAACGACACGGAAGAGTGGATCAGCTTCCTCGCTGAACGGGTAGACTGCTCAGCCCAGGGCTGGCTGTCTTCCGCCGAATGA